Proteins encoded in a region of the Oncorhynchus gorbuscha isolate QuinsamMale2020 ecotype Even-year linkage group LG16, OgorEven_v1.0, whole genome shotgun sequence genome:
- the LOC124000668 gene encoding rhodopsin-like: MDAKDWIEALIRGLMCLVGILGNNWLGLRSLPGPKSHFRTNELLFINLAVSNLITNYLVDLPDTMADFAGRWFLGEAYCGVFRFCSDLSETSSIFSTLFISVFWYQKLVGSLKRGGAPVQLDSLRLVACLLAGSWTVAGVFSVPHFFFVQLDSGNESHNDCIEVFPSQTARQTYETLYLTLANALPIAGIVFSSIQIVITLLRNQMRIKGLTSDHHKGTDNALPNQREKMDISEKYDETGIKTSDKEADLPIVASPDFPPSSRNQRISDIRPNLPGVSCSVLPCAGPSVVHSSISSPLCQVEVGESRVRASPDLQRTSQPPAKLSPGTQVKAAKSVVAVATVFVVCWVTHLLLRISSNIHKSSVVVEVASYIASSYTCIIPYIFLYGVKKLSCSCRR, translated from the coding sequence ATGGATGCAAAGGATTGGATCGAAGCCTTAATCCGAGGGCTGATGTGCCTAGTAGGGATCCTGGGGAACAACTGGCTGGGTCTCCGCTCTCTCCCTGGACCTAAGTCCCATTTCCGTACCAACGAGCtcctcttcatcaacctggccgtCTCCAACCTCATCACCAACTACCTGGTGGACCTCCCTGATACCATGGCTGACTTTGCTGGCCGCTGGTTCCTGGGGGAAGCCTACTGCGGTGTGTTCCGGTTCTGCTCGGACCTGTCGGAGACCAGCAGTATCTTCTCTACCTTGTTTATTAGTGTGTTCTGGTACCAGAAGCTGGTGGGCTCTCTGAAACGCGGAGGAGCTCCGGTCCAGCTGGACAGCCTCCGTCTCGTAGCCTGTCTCCTGGCTGGCAGCTGGACAGTGGCTGGGGTCTTCAGTGTTCCACACTTCTTCTTTGTCCAGCTGGACAGTGGGAATGAGAGCCACAATGACTGTATAGAAGTATTTCCCTCCCAAACTGCAAGACAGACCTATGAGACATTGTATCTGACCCTCGCTAACGCCCTCCCCATCGCTGGTATAGTGTTCTCCAGCATCCAGATTGTGATCACTCTGCTAAGGAACCAGATGCGTATCAAGGGCCTGACTTCTGACCATCACAAGGGGACAGATAATGCTCTACCTAACCAGCGGGAGAAGATGGACATCTCAGAGAAATATGATGAAACAGGCATCAAGACTTCTGATAAAGAGGCAGATTTACCAATAGTTGCTTCTCCAGATTTCCCTCCGAGTTCTAGAAACCAGAGAATTTCAGACATCCGCCCCAACCTGCCTGGTGTCTCCTGCTCTGTCCTACCTTGTGCAGGACCCTCTGTTGTACACAGCTCAATCAGTTCCCCCCTCTGCCAGGTTGAGGTTGGTGAGAGCAGAGTCAGAGCTTCACCAGATCTCCAGAGGACCTCCCAGCCTCCAGCTAAGCTCAGCCCAGGCACGCAGGTGAAGGCAGCCAAGAGCGTGGTGGCTGTGGCCACTGTGTTTGTGGTGTGCTGGGTGACCCACCTCTTACTGAGGATATCCAGCAACATCCACAAGTCCTCCGTAGTGGTGGAGGTGGCCAGCTACATCGCATCCTCTTACACCTGCATCATACCTTACATCTTCCTCTATGGAGTAAAGAAACTGTCTTGCTCCTGCAGAAGGTAG